The Terriglobia bacterium genome segment GAATGGACTGCCCTCCTGAGGCACAAACATCACAAATGACCCTCACCGTTTGGCCTTTTTAGGTTCCTCATGTGCCTTTTGTGTTCCGTCCCTGTTCCCTTTTCAGAAACACCTCGTAATCCGATATAATAGGCTTTGATGGCATCGGGGAAGCTGAGCGCGGCTGATTATGAGGCACTTGCGGAGTTTCGACACCGGATCCGGCAGTTTTTCCGTTTCAGCGAAGACGCGGCGCGCCGTGCCGGACTCAACCCGCAGCAGCATCAGCTGTTGCTTGCGTTAAAAGGCTTGCCGAAGGCTGTCGAGCCCAATGTCGGCGAAATCGCAGAACGACTGTACATCCGTCATCACAGTGCAGTGGAGTTGATCGAGCGGCTTGTCCGCAAAGGTCTTATCCGGAAGCAGCGCGGCAATGAAGACCGCCGCCACGTTCTTCTGGAAGTGACTGCACGAGGCGAGCGGATGTTGCAAAAGCTGTCGCTGCCCCATCGCGAACAATTGGAATCGATGGCGCCGGGTCTGATCAAGGCGCTGAATAAAGTCATAACCGAAAATATAGAACCTCATGAAAAACGTTAATGGAAAATAAGAGACCTGTTGAATCGTCAGCAACTGTTGAGAAGGGGCTTCCTGTTGCGCCGTCGCTTGATCTCGCTCTCGAATCGGCGCACGTACCGCTTCGTGCCAGTCCGGTCGACCGGCGGGTCGTATTTATCAGTTCATTGGGATTGCTGCTTGGCGTGGCTTCATCCCTCGTTGCGCAAGTCCTGGTGCACATGATTGCGTTGATCACGAACCTGGCCTATTTTCATCGCTGGTCGCTGGAAGCCGTGTCTTTTGTCGGTGTGTCGCTTCCGCTGTGGACGATCGGAGTTCCAGTGATCGGCGGCCTCATCGTGGGTTTGATGGCGCGATATGGATCGAGCGCGATCCGCGGCCACGGGATCCCGGAAGCGATGGAGAAAGTCTTATTGGACGAGAGCCGGATTCCGCCCAGGCTGACGTTTTTGAAGCCGCTGAGCGCGGCAATCGCGATCGGAACCGGTGGACCGTTTGGCGCTGAAGGGCCGATCATCGCGACCGGCGGAGCGCTCGGTTCGTTGGTCGGACAACTGCTTCGTACAACGGCGTCGGAGCGCAAAACATTGTTGGCTTGTGGCGCTGCGGCTGGAATGGCAGCAACTTTCGGTACCCCGGTCAGCGCCGTGCTGCTCGCCGTGGAGTTGTTACTGTTTGAGTTTCGGCCCCGCTCTCTGATCCCTGTGGCCTTGGCATCGTGCAGCGCCGCGGGCGCCCGCATCTTCTTCGATGGCGCCGCTCCGATATTTGCAATGCCGGCGCTGGATCATCCAGCCGGCGCGGCGTTGTGGTTATACATCCTGCTCGGCGCCATCGTGGGCGTGATGGCTGTCGTCGTCACCAAAATGGTTTATTGGGTTGAAGACAGCTTCGAGCATATCCCTGTGCACTGGATGTGGTGGCCTGCGATCGGGGCGATCGCGGTCGGCGTCGTCGGGTATTTTCAACCGCGTACATTGGGTGTCGGGTACTACAACATATCAGGATTTCTCAAAGCAGACATGGCGGTGCAGGCGGTCGCCATACTGTTCATTTTTAAATTCGTGTCCTGGGTGATCTCGCTGGGTTCGGGGACGAGCGGCGGAACGCTGGCTCCGCTCTTCACGATTGGCGGCGGACTGGGCCTGTGCCTGGGCGCTGCGTTTCAGCGTCTCTTTCCATCGGCCGGCGTCGATATGCGGGTCGCCGCGCTGGTCGGAATGGCGGCGATGTTTGCGGGCGCGAGCCGCGCTCTGCTGACATCTGCGGTTTTCGCCTTTGAAACCACGATGCAGCCGCTCGGCTTACTGCCGCTGTTGGGAGGATGCTCCGCCAGTTTCCTGTTCTCCGCTCTGCTGATGCCGACCACGATCATGACCGAGAAAATCGTCCGCCGCGGCATCCGCGTCCCCAGCGAGTATGCTGCGGACGCTCTCGACCAGGTATTTGTGCGTGAAGTGGCGGCAAAGGAACCCGTCAGTATTTTAGCCACCCACACCGTCGAATATGTCCGGCAGTGGATCAGCCGGCACGAGCCGGGTTCGCATCATCAGGGCTATCCCATTATCGATGGGACCGGAACTCTGCTCGGCGTGGTCACTCGCCGCCAATTTCTCGACCCCGCGGTCGATCACAGGGCGCCAATCTCGTCGCTCCTGAGGGGCCCGGCAGTAAGCATTTACGAAAATGCGACCTTGCGCGATGCAGCCGACCAGATGGTCTACCACAACATCGGCCGCCTGCCGGTGCTATCGAACAAAACACACAAGCTGAACGGCATGATCACGCGTAGCGATCTGCTGAAGGCGCATCGCCGCAAGTTGGTCGAGGATAGCGCTGCGAAGCAGACCATTTTCCTGTGGCCGACGAAGCGCCAATACGAAGAGTCGCCGATCGCAATGCCCTAACTTCGTTTGAATCTATTGGAGATTGGATCAGTCGAGGTTTCTGCATTTTTTCAATTGAAGAAATGCAGAAACCTCGACTGATACAATTTCCAATTCTTTCGTTGAGAATTTGGCATCCTTTGTGCGGTTGTAGCGATGAGGAGCCATCATGACGACACGTAAACCCAAGCGCTGGTCGCGCGAGGTGACCGAGCACAGTAACGCTCTGGACCTCGATGCCGGCGTCTTTTCGCAAAAGAGCCCGCGAAGCATCGCGCTCTCTCTGAAACGATCGGCCGAACGCAGCCGGCGGCGCAAAAGCAGTCCCTTCCGATCCGCGATGTCTATGCTCAACTTCTATATCAACCGTGCGGGAAAGAACCTGCCCGAAAACAGCCGTTCACGCCTCGAAAAAGCGAAAGAGGAGTTGCGAAGACTGTTTCAGCGCGAGCGGGAGGCAGCTTAGATGAGATGAGCCTTGCAGGCGTAGTCTATCAAGGTATGATGAATTATCGGGCGAGTATATTCCCATCCTTTCCAAGGAGGCGAATGTGTCCGATTCCCTTCAGACTTTTATGACTGGACTACAGGGCTCAACTTCTGGCTTCTTACGCATTTCCGTTCTTTGTCTGATTCTTCCGGTTTTGGTTCTCAGTCAGTCTTTAACCCAGCCGTGGTTGAATTATTCCCATAATCCGCAGCACACGGCCTTATCCGCCGTGCAATCTCAGGCACTCAATCGCATCAAGTGGCAGACGCTGGTCGATCTGGCTCCCCGATATTCCGGCAACGAGCTTTTGATTCATTACGGATCGCCGCTCGTTACAGCCGGCAATTCAGTCATCGTCCCCGTCAAAACGGGTGCGGTGGACGGCTTTCGGGTCGATGTAAGAAATGGCGCGGACGGCTCGTTGAAGTACTCGCTCAGTACGGATTATTCGTTGCCGCCGCACAACTGGACGCCGAGCTTTGGCCCGGTGTTGACTGTCCGAAACCGTCTGTATTGGGCCGGGGCCGGAGGCACCGTTTATTACCGTGACCAGCCCGATTCCACGACAGGGCCTTCGGGACAGATCGCGTTCTACGGGAACGCGACTTATGCCTCCGGCAGTGCCGTGTTTAACAACAATGTGCGAATCTCGACTCCGTTGATCGCCGACCGGTACGGAAGCGTTTTCTTCGGCTACGTCGTCCTTGGATCCAATCCCGCGAATCTGAGCAGCGGGATCGCCAGGATCGATTACACCGGCGCCGGATCATTCGTTACCGCAGTCGCTGCGGCGGGCGGCGACAACGCGATCACGGAAGTGGCCATGAATTGCGCGCCCACGCTGAGTAATGACCAGCGCACGCTGTATTTCGCCGTCTCCAGCGGATCGGCAGGGTACCTGGCTGCGGTGAGCGCCACCACGCTCGCGCCTGCCGGCCATGTCCGGTTGCGCGACCCGCGCACCGGAAGCGACGCGCAGATTTCGGATGACGGTACTGCAACGCCGATGGTCGGTCCGGATAACGATGTGTTTTACGGGGTGCTCGAGAATCCGCTCGGAACCCATAATTATCGAGGGTGGCTGCTCCATTTCGACAGTACTCTGACCCAGATCAAGACTCCCGGCTCATTCGGTTGGGACGACACCCCCTCTGTGGTTCCATCGAAGCTGGTTCCTTCGTACCAGGGTTCGTCGCTTTACCTCGTTCTAACCAAGTACAACAACTATGCGGGCGTTGGAGGCGACGGCGTAAACCGGGTCGCGATACTCGACCCCGATGCCGGCCAGAGCGATTCGATCTCCGGAATAACGGTCATGAAAGAAGTGATTACCGTTGCCGGACCCACGCCTGACCTGGAGGATCGTCCATCCTTCCCGAATGCCGTGAAAGAGTGGTGTATCAACTCCGCCGCTGTCGATCCGTTTTCGAAGTCGGCTCTCGTCAACAATGAAGACGGAGTCCTCTACCGTTGGGACTTCACGGCGAACGCTCTGACTCAGTCGATTGTCCTGACACCCGGTCTCGGCGAGGCCTACACTCCAACGCTGATTGGTGTGGACGGTACCGTTTACGCGATCAATAACGCCACGCTCTTCGCGGTGGGTCAATGAGACTGTTGCGGCCGGCTCTTATGATCGCTGCCCTGATAACTGCAGTCCCTTGTTTGGCGGCTCCCGCATTGAGCTTCACGCCCGGTTCTTCAACATACAATGCTTCGCCGGGCAGTGTCGTGGATCTCAGCGCGGTATTGCAGAACATCGGCGATGCGCCTTTATATGTAAACGGTATCTCGATTATTTTTAACGGGCCGGCCGGTTCCTATTTCAGCAGCAATCCTTTCTTTAGTTTTTTCGACAACATTCCTGGAGTCTTTACGACAACGGATCCCGCTTTTACCGGCAACCTTGCCGAACTTATCGTCAACCCGGCCGTCCCTTCCGGCACTTATACGGTGAGTGTTGAACTGATCGGCGGTGGGAGTCCGTTGCTGACCGATGCGGCCGGCAACGGAGTCGGGACGCAAACATTCACGATCGTGGTGGGGCCGTCATCGTCCGGCGGCCCGCCGGCGATCACAACATCCAGCCCGCTGCCGCCGGGATCCGTCGGGGTCGCATACTCCGAGTCTTTATCGGCCACCGGCGGCACCGGTTCCTACTCAAATTGGATGGTCACTGCGGGAAGCCTGCCGGCGGGCCTTTCATTGAGTCCGGCGAGCGGAGTCATCAGCGGAATACCCCTCACCATCAGTGGCGCATTCAACTTTATGGTGAGCGTTCGTGATACCGCTGGAAATACGGGTTCAGCCACTCTTCAGTTGGCGATTCAACCTGCCGCCTCGGCCGCTTCACCGGCTCCAATCGGCGGGTTTGCGCAGATTGCCTCCGGCGCCGGCTGGCAAACGACAATGACACTGATAAACCTCTCGGCCGCTACGGTGAACGGTCAGGTAACGTTTTACGGGGCCGCGGGCAGCGCGATGACATTGCCGCTCATGTTTCCGCAGTTCGGCCTGAGCTTGTCGGCATCCTCGCAGACTTTCACGTTGAGCCCTGGTGCATCGTTGGTCATCCAAAGTGGAGGAGGATCAGCTCTGAGCGTGGGCTGGGCCAACGTTCAGGCAACCGGAGCGCTGACGGGTTACTCGATATTCGATTTCAACTTGCCGGGAGGGGATTCGGAAGGAACCGTCCCGTTCGACAACTCGATATCGTCCACTCTTTTGCTGCCGTATGACAATACCAACGGCTACCGGACGGGCGTGGCTCTGGCCAATGAAACCCAATCTTCCGCATCCATTACGGCATCGGTGCTGGATCAGAATGGAGTTCGGCTGGCTTCTTCGCAAATCAGCCTGCCGGCATTTGCTCATATGTCGTTATTTGTCGACCAGTTGTTTTCTGTGTCGGCCAATGGTCTCGGTGTCGTGCAGTTCCAGAGTACGGAAGCGATTACCGCCATCGGACTGCGTTTCAGCCCGTCGGGCTCATTCACTTCCATACCGACAGTACGCTGAGCGGGATTGTTGTATTCTCCAACCATGAAGTGGACCCGCCGCGTATCGCCGGTCGAAGGCTACGACCGGTGGGCGGCTACATATGACGCTCAAGCTGAAAATGTCGTCTTTGTGCTCGAAGCAGCGTTGTTTACCGAGTTGGTCTCCCGCATTGAAATCGAAGGGAAAACCCTTGTCGACGTCGGATGCGGGACCGGGCGCCACTGGAAGGAGATTCTTTCGCGGTATCCCGCCAGGCTTATCGGCGTGGATCCCTCGCACGGGATGCTCGAAAGGCTGAAGGCGTCCCATCCCGATGCGCACCTGCTTAGCTCGCCGGGAGACCGCATCGCCGGGATTGAAGATGCATCGTGTGATGTCATCCTTTCTACGTTGGCGCTTGCGCACATACCTTCAGTGGCGCACGCGATGCGTGAATGGTCGCGCATCCTTCGCGCTGGAGGCGCCATTCTCCTCACCGACTTCCATCCGGATGCGATTCAGGCCGGAATGAAACGAACGTTTACGAGCGGAGGCGAAACCCTTGAAATCGAACACCACTCCACCAGTCTCGAGCGTCTGCAGGAAATCGCCCTGGACGAGAGGTTAACCCCGCTCTTCGTGGATGAGCGTGTGATCGATGAATCCGTCAGGCCGTTTTTCGAGCGCGCGCAGTACCTGGAAGCGTACGACAGGAACAAGAACGTAGCGCTGGTATTTGGGATGCATCTCTTAAAGACCCCATGATTTTGCGCAATGTGGAAACGCTGGGAAGACCGGGCCTCCGAGATCTAGTGATTCCCGGCGGCAATTCCACGATCGATCTGCAGCCCGCGCTGGCCTTTCCCGGTCTTATCAATTCGCACGATCATCTGGAGTTCAACTGCTATCAACAACTGGGCTCCGGACACTATCGGGACTACGTGGAATGGGGCAATGCGATTCATCGCGGCTCCGCAAAGGAGATTTCGCAGGTCGAGGCCGTTCCTCGCGCTTTACGCATTCGCGCTGGAATTTTGAAGAACCTGATTTGCGGAGTCACTGCGGTTGCCCACCACGGTACTGATGCGCAATGCGGTTCTTCGTCTATTCATGTCATTGGCGGGACGCGAAGCATTCATTCGCCTCGCCTCGGAAAATTGAGCGCCATGCTGATTCCCGCTGGCGGCGCCGTCGTTGCGCATGTGGGAGAAGGCATCGGGAAGGAAGCCGAAAGGGAAATCGACCGTTTCCTGCGATGGAATCTGTGGCGGAAGAGATTGGTCGGAGTGCACGGAATTGCCATGCGTCCCGATCAGGCCCGCCGTTTTACTGCAGTCGTCTGGTGCCCGGTTTCAAATGAATTTCTTTTTGGCGCGACCGCGCCGATCGCGCGCTTGAAGGACAAGACGGTCATCCTCTTTGGAACCGATTCGACACTGACCGCTCCATGGAACATCTGGGATCATGTGCGCCGTGCCCGCGCTCTCGGTATGCTCACGGACGAGGAACTGATCGCTGCGCTGACAGCAAGCGCCGAGCGCGTCTGGAACCTGCCTGAACGCGCGGATATTGTCGTCGCGCGCAAGAAGCGGGACGATCAACTCGAGGCTTTTTTTGCGATTGAGCCGGAGGATATTCTGCTCGTTTCCCGAGGCGGCGCTGTCGTACTCATGGACGCCGCTTTGCGCAGCCACGGGGGTGTTGACGTAAAACTCTTTCCAGGCCGCGTGAATGGCGTTGAGAAATGTACCGTCGAGGATTTTTCCGGCCTTGCCGCGGCGCTTCGCTCCCAGCTGCCTTCCATTCCGATTCCGTTCGGCTGATGCAGTGCCGCTATGTATGCGGAAGTATCCCCGTTGCGGAATGATGCAGGGGCCGTCCGCGGCGAAGGCTGACGCTGCAATCAGCATGGTCACCAAAATCAGAACTAAGCGTCTCATAATATAAATATAGATTGCCTGTTGAAGGCCATTGTGACGGGAAATCTCCCCGGAGCAATGACTTTGTCTCTAATTTGTCTTCTCCTTTCTCGTTTGCTCGTGTCCGCGCTTTTGATACTTTGAGTGGACGTTGTGAAAAAGATTCTGGTTGTTGAAGACGATCGAACCGTTCAGCGAACCTTGAAGCGTATCTTCGAGTCCGAGGACTATGTCGTCGAAGTTACGAATGACGGGAAGGCCGGCCTGGACGCTTTCCGCTCGTCGCCTCCCTCCGCAGTAGTGCTGGATCTCCGTTTGCCGGGGATGGCGGGAAACGACGTTTGCCGGGAAATCAAGAAACAGGCGCCTTCACTTCCTGTCATTGTCCTCAGCGCCAAGGCCGACGTCACGGACAAAGTGCTCCTGCTGGAACTGGGTGCCGACGATTATGTGACCAAGCCTTTCAGTCCGCGGGAACTTGTCGCGCGCGTGCGGGCGGCCGTGCGCCGGACGAGCCGGACAGACGCGCCTGAGGTGTTTGCGTTCGCGGACGTTGCGGTGGACTTCGCAAAAATGGAAGTGACGCGGGGCGGAGAACTGCTGTCACTGACCACGCAGGAATTCAAGCTCTTGAGACACTTCACGCAGAATCCATCGCGCGTGATGTCTCGTTCGGAACTTTTGAATGAAGTGTGGGGGTATCAGGATTACCCTTCCACGAGGACGGTGGATAACCACGTCTGGAAACTGCGGCTGAAGCTTGAAAGCGATCCGGCGAACCCTGTACATTTCCAGACCATCCACGGGGCCGGCTACAAGTTCGTCCCCTAGAAGCGGCATCGTGTTCAATCTTCGGCTGCGCACCAAATTTTTACTGACGCTGCTGTTGGTGTCCTTCGGCGTCACCTCTGCCACATTGTGGATGGTCGGCAGGAGCGTTCGACTGCAGCTGCGGAAAGAAATCGCCGAGGACCTCAGGAATTCCGTCGTTGTCTTCCGTGATTTTCAGCGGCAGAGGGAAATCGGTCTTTCGAGCTCTGCGGAACTGGTGGCGAATCTTCCGAATCTTAAAGCGCTGATGACGACGCGGGATGCGGCAACGATTCAGGATGCCTCCGCGGACATCTGGCGTCTGGCGCCCAGCGACGTATTTGTTCTCGCGGATCCGACCGGCGAAGTCATGGCCATTCACACGAGCACTCCGGGACTGACCAGGGGAGCTGCGCAGGACCTTCTCAAGAGTTCTCTCGCTTCCGACCAGCCGAGCTTCTGGTGGTATGGAGGCGGACACCTGTATCAGGTTCTGCTGCGGCCTATCTATTTCGGAGCGCCGAAAACCGGAAGCGTGCTGGGTGTGCTGGCCATCGGTGGTGAGATTTCGGAAGCGCTGGCTACCGAAGTCAGCCACATTGCGTCGAGCCAGGTAGCCTTCTTCTACGGCAATGAGTTGATCGCAAGCACGGTTCAGCCCGAGATGGAACCGCATCTGGCAAGTGTGCCGGCCGTCTCTTCCGAAAATATGGCTGCGCCCGCCGAAGTCCGGCTGGGTGATGAAACGTTTCTCGCGGCCACGGTGGAAGTTCCTCCCACGGTCGCGCCCTTCGTCCGCTTGAGCGTTCTCAAGTCCTACGACAGGGCTGCGGGCTTTCTGGACAGCCTCAACCGGCGGCTTCTCGTGATAGGTCTGGTTGCGATATTAATCGGTACGGCAGTGGTATTCTTCGTTTCATACACGTTCACGCGGCCGCTGGCTGATCTTGTGTCGGGCGTGCAGGCTCTCGGCACCGGTGACTTCGCATATCCCCTGATCAGGCAGAGAGGCGATGAGATCGCCGAATTGACGGCTGCGTTCGGACGGATGCGCGTCAGCCTCCAGCAATCCCAGCAGAAACTGATCGCTTCGGAGCGCCTTGCGACGATCGGCCGCACGGCGAGTTCTATTTCCCACGACTTGCGGCATCCTCTGACCGCTGTCGTCGCAAACGCAGAATTTCTATGCGATGAACATCTGGATGCCGGCGAGCGTGAAGAACTCTACCGGGAAATTCGAACCGCAGTCGATCAGCTGACGGATCTTGTCGATTCGCTGCTGGAATTTTCCCGGGCAAGGGAATCCCTGCGGAGAGTGTTCGGCAGGGTTGTGGATTCCGCGGACCGGGCGCGCCAGACCGTGCAGGCACACCCGGAATTCCATGAGATGAATATCC includes the following:
- a CDS encoding class I SAM-dependent methyltransferase; translation: MKWTRRVSPVEGYDRWAATYDAQAENVVFVLEAALFTELVSRIEIEGKTLVDVGCGTGRHWKEILSRYPARLIGVDPSHGMLERLKASHPDAHLLSSPGDRIAGIEDASCDVILSTLALAHIPSVAHAMREWSRILRAGGAILLTDFHPDAIQAGMKRTFTSGGETLEIEHHSTSLERLQEIALDERLTPLFVDERVIDESVRPFFERAQYLEAYDRNKNVALVFGMHLLKTP
- a CDS encoding DUF3175 domain-containing protein; this encodes MTTRKPKRWSREVTEHSNALDLDAGVFSQKSPRSIALSLKRSAERSRRRKSSPFRSAMSMLNFYINRAGKNLPENSRSRLEKAKEELRRLFQREREAA
- a CDS encoding response regulator transcription factor; the protein is MKKILVVEDDRTVQRTLKRIFESEDYVVEVTNDGKAGLDAFRSSPPSAVVLDLRLPGMAGNDVCREIKKQAPSLPVIVLSAKADVTDKVLLLELGADDYVTKPFSPRELVARVRAAVRRTSRTDAPEVFAFADVAVDFAKMEVTRGGELLSLTTQEFKLLRHFTQNPSRVMSRSELLNEVWGYQDYPSTRTVDNHVWKLRLKLESDPANPVHFQTIHGAGYKFVP
- a CDS encoding Ig domain-containing protein, producing MRLLRPALMIAALITAVPCLAAPALSFTPGSSTYNASPGSVVDLSAVLQNIGDAPLYVNGISIIFNGPAGSYFSSNPFFSFFDNIPGVFTTTDPAFTGNLAELIVNPAVPSGTYTVSVELIGGGSPLLTDAAGNGVGTQTFTIVVGPSSSGGPPAITTSSPLPPGSVGVAYSESLSATGGTGSYSNWMVTAGSLPAGLSLSPASGVISGIPLTISGAFNFMVSVRDTAGNTGSATLQLAIQPAASAASPAPIGGFAQIASGAGWQTTMTLINLSAATVNGQVTFYGAAGSAMTLPLMFPQFGLSLSASSQTFTLSPGASLVIQSGGGSALSVGWANVQATGALTGYSIFDFNLPGGDSEGTVPFDNSISSTLLLPYDNTNGYRTGVALANETQSSASITASVLDQNGVRLASSQISLPAFAHMSLFVDQLFSVSANGLGVVQFQSTEAITAIGLRFSPSGSFTSIPTVR
- a CDS encoding helix-turn-helix domain-containing protein, which encodes MASGKLSAADYEALAEFRHRIRQFFRFSEDAARRAGLNPQQHQLLLALKGLPKAVEPNVGEIAERLYIRHHSAVELIERLVRKGLIRKQRGNEDRRHVLLEVTARGERMLQKLSLPHREQLESMAPGLIKALNKVITENIEPHEKR
- a CDS encoding HAMP domain-containing sensor histidine kinase, with amino-acid sequence MFNLRLRTKFLLTLLLVSFGVTSATLWMVGRSVRLQLRKEIAEDLRNSVVVFRDFQRQREIGLSSSAELVANLPNLKALMTTRDAATIQDASADIWRLAPSDVFVLADPTGEVMAIHTSTPGLTRGAAQDLLKSSLASDQPSFWWYGGGHLYQVLLRPIYFGAPKTGSVLGVLAIGGEISEALATEVSHIASSQVAFFYGNELIASTVQPEMEPHLASVPAVSSENMAAPAEVRLGDETFLAATVEVPPTVAPFVRLSVLKSYDRAAGFLDSLNRRLLVIGLVAILIGTAVVFFVSYTFTRPLADLVSGVQALGTGDFAYPLIRQRGDEIAELTAAFGRMRVSLQQSQQKLIASERLATIGRTASSISHDLRHPLTAVVANAEFLCDEHLDAGEREELYREIRTAVDQLTDLVDSLLEFSRARESLRRVFGRVVDSADRARQTVQAHPEFHEMNIRVVSEGRCETWFDQRKVERALTNMIRNACEFVPPDCGLVEVRLREERDTIAIRVIDNGPGVAEPIRQKLFQPFVSYGKQNGVGLGLAIGQKIFQDHGGDASLESTEPGKTVFKLTLPILVSGDGILSD
- a CDS encoding chloride channel protein; its protein translation is MENKRPVESSATVEKGLPVAPSLDLALESAHVPLRASPVDRRVVFISSLGLLLGVASSLVAQVLVHMIALITNLAYFHRWSLEAVSFVGVSLPLWTIGVPVIGGLIVGLMARYGSSAIRGHGIPEAMEKVLLDESRIPPRLTFLKPLSAAIAIGTGGPFGAEGPIIATGGALGSLVGQLLRTTASERKTLLACGAAAGMAATFGTPVSAVLLAVELLLFEFRPRSLIPVALASCSAAGARIFFDGAAPIFAMPALDHPAGAALWLYILLGAIVGVMAVVVTKMVYWVEDSFEHIPVHWMWWPAIGAIAVGVVGYFQPRTLGVGYYNISGFLKADMAVQAVAILFIFKFVSWVISLGSGTSGGTLAPLFTIGGGLGLCLGAAFQRLFPSAGVDMRVAALVGMAAMFAGASRALLTSAVFAFETTMQPLGLLPLLGGCSASFLFSALLMPTTIMTEKIVRRGIRVPSEYAADALDQVFVREVAAKEPVSILATHTVEYVRQWISRHEPGSHHQGYPIIDGTGTLLGVVTRRQFLDPAVDHRAPISSLLRGPAVSIYENATLRDAADQMVYHNIGRLPVLSNKTHKLNGMITRSDLLKAHRRKLVEDSAAKQTIFLWPTKRQYEESPIAMP